A genomic segment from Halorubrum depositum encodes:
- a CDS encoding protein-L-isoaspartate O-methyltransferase family protein produces MDEASLRADMIEGLEHELGEPLGAAVLTALQRVPRETFVDDSPYANAASDEAGTRVLAPATAVRLIGALDAAEGDDVLVVGAGVGYSVAMLAEIAGSRHVHAIDIDREAVSMARSNLSAAGYDAVLVDRRDGVNGLPEYAPYDRILLEAAVLEPPRALRKQLADGGRLVYPRGNAVQTVAAIEGVPDGTGNPDDDAPRGFRTVETAGPARLRPMLVDGEQRGVERNRTRREDAERAEQGHFAPHGWEQEWIDWDDRI; encoded by the coding sequence ATGGACGAGGCGTCGCTGCGGGCGGACATGATCGAGGGGCTCGAACACGAGCTCGGCGAGCCGCTCGGCGCCGCCGTGCTGACGGCCCTCCAGCGGGTCCCCCGCGAGACGTTCGTGGACGACTCCCCGTACGCGAACGCCGCGAGCGACGAGGCCGGCACGCGCGTCCTCGCGCCGGCGACGGCAGTCCGGCTGATCGGCGCGCTGGACGCCGCCGAAGGCGACGACGTCCTCGTGGTCGGCGCCGGCGTGGGCTACTCGGTCGCGATGCTCGCCGAGATCGCGGGGTCGAGGCACGTCCACGCGATCGACATCGACCGCGAGGCCGTGTCGATGGCGCGTTCGAACCTCTCCGCGGCCGGCTACGACGCCGTCCTCGTCGACCGGCGAGACGGCGTGAACGGCCTGCCGGAGTACGCGCCCTACGACCGGATCCTCCTCGAGGCGGCGGTGCTCGAACCCCCCCGCGCGCTCAGGAAGCAGCTCGCCGACGGCGGGCGGCTCGTCTACCCGCGCGGGAACGCGGTCCAGACGGTCGCGGCGATCGAGGGCGTCCCAGACGGGACAGGGAATCCGGACGACGACGCGCCGCGAGGATTCCGAACCGTCGAGACCGCCGGGCCGGCCCGGCTCCGACCGATGCTCGTCGACGGCGAGCAGCGCGGCGTGGAGCGGAACCGAACGCGCCGCGAGGACGCCGAACGGGCCGAGCAGGGCCACTTCGCGCCGCACGGGTGGGAGCAGGAGTGGATCGACTGGGACGACCGGATCTGA
- a CDS encoding protein-L-isoaspartate(D-aspartate) O-methyltransferase — translation MDDANGPGSGDGPGREERPDFATARRELVDALRGRLDVSERTLSAIEAVPRHEFVPESHRSRAYADRPLPIGHDQTISAPHMVAVMTDLLELDRGDRVLEVGTGCGYHAAVLAEVVGPGNVFSAEYVPELAADARERLDRLGYDVTVRAGDGREAFRDEAPFDAASLTCAASGGVPDPIVEQVRTGGRIVAPVGDGGFFGRGGQRLVRLAVRKDGVEREDHGGVRFVPMR, via the coding sequence ATGGACGACGCGAACGGACCGGGCTCCGGAGACGGTCCGGGACGCGAGGAGCGCCCGGACTTCGCGACCGCTCGCCGGGAACTCGTCGACGCGCTCCGCGGTCGCCTCGACGTGAGCGAGCGGACGCTGTCGGCGATCGAGGCCGTCCCGCGGCACGAGTTCGTCCCCGAGAGCCACCGCTCGCGCGCCTACGCCGACCGGCCGCTCCCGATCGGACACGACCAGACGATCAGCGCGCCGCACATGGTCGCGGTGATGACGGACCTCCTCGAACTGGACCGGGGCGACCGCGTCCTCGAGGTCGGGACCGGTTGCGGCTACCACGCCGCCGTCCTCGCCGAGGTCGTCGGGCCGGGGAACGTCTTCAGCGCCGAGTACGTCCCGGAACTCGCCGCCGACGCGCGCGAACGGCTCGACCGGCTCGGGTACGACGTGACCGTCCGAGCCGGTGACGGCCGCGAGGCGTTCCGCGACGAGGCGCCGTTCGACGCGGCGTCCCTGACGTGCGCGGCGAGCGGCGGCGTCCCCGATCCGATCGTCGAGCAGGTCCGGACCGGCGGTCGGATCGTCGCGCCGGTCGGCGACGGGGGCTTCTTCGGCCGGGGAGGACAGCGGCTCGTTCGCCTCGCGGTCCGCAAGGACGGCGTCGAGCGGGAGGACCACGGCGGCGTCCGGTTCGTGCCGATGCGGTGA
- a CDS encoding Hsp20/alpha crystallin family protein: protein MNRYNPFDEIEQFLGRTPFDVDRAWGRDLRTADVDVAEYDDEFVVVADLPGYDREQIDVRATDGRLTITAERAETTRDGEADGDSAAGETARYLRRERRRESITRTVDLPSSVVEDEASATYRHGVLTVTLPKETDDDADGHRIDVE, encoded by the coding sequence ATGAACAGATACAACCCCTTCGACGAGATCGAACAGTTCCTCGGCCGCACCCCGTTCGACGTCGATCGGGCGTGGGGGCGCGACCTCCGGACGGCCGACGTCGACGTCGCGGAGTACGACGACGAGTTCGTCGTCGTGGCCGACCTGCCCGGCTACGACCGCGAGCAGATCGACGTCCGCGCGACGGACGGTCGGCTCACGATCACCGCAGAGCGCGCGGAGACGACCCGTGACGGGGAGGCCGACGGCGACTCGGCCGCGGGCGAGACCGCTCGATACCTCCGGCGCGAGCGACGCCGCGAGTCGATCACGCGGACGGTCGATCTCCCCTCGTCCGTCGTCGAGGACGAGGCGAGCGCGACGTATCGGCACGGTGTACTCACCGTGACGCTCCCCAAGGAGACCGACGACGACGCCGACGGTCACCGGATCGACGTGGAGTAA
- a CDS encoding Hsp20/alpha crystallin family protein: MTRRDPFGEIEELLERMGREFEELGGTLDSPGGPQFTGARDVAVDVIEDDESITVLADLPGFDDEDIEVELREDALSIAATREEERDVEVADGDDDAHDSDVRYHRRERRSRSVSRRIPLSEPVERDGATASYENGVLTVTLPKRTGDGGGHSIDVS, from the coding sequence ATGACGCGACGCGATCCCTTCGGCGAGATCGAGGAACTGCTCGAGCGAATGGGCCGGGAGTTCGAGGAGCTCGGCGGCACGCTCGACTCGCCGGGCGGTCCCCAGTTCACCGGCGCTCGCGACGTCGCCGTCGACGTGATCGAGGACGACGAGTCCATCACGGTCCTCGCCGACCTCCCCGGCTTCGACGACGAGGACATCGAGGTCGAACTGCGGGAGGACGCGCTGTCGATCGCGGCGACACGCGAGGAGGAGCGCGACGTGGAGGTCGCGGACGGCGACGACGACGCGCACGACTCCGACGTTCGGTATCACCGCCGCGAGCGCCGGTCGCGGTCCGTCTCGCGGCGGATCCCGCTCTCCGAGCCCGTCGAGCGCGACGGCGCGACCGCCTCCTACGAGAACGGGGTCCTCACCGTCACGCTGCCGAAGCGGACGGGCGACGGCGGGGGCCACAGCATCGACGTGAGCTGA